From the genome of Pan troglodytes isolate AG18354 chromosome 16, NHGRI_mPanTro3-v2.0_pri, whole genome shotgun sequence:
CCCCAGGATGGGATGGTGGGGAGATAAGAACCATGAGAGAAGTTAGCACAAAGGAGTTATGGGACAAAAGGTCCAAgataggcagaaaagaaaatgttgccaGTTGatagggaagaaaggaagtcagaggGCTCAGACACTGTGGGGGACAGAACATCTCCATGTGCACTCTCATCTCTTGTAGTCAGCAACAGGTTTCCACAGGGAAGGCCCTACATCATCTGCTACCCTGAAAGATCTGGAGGTAAGAGGCTCTGGGCAGAGGTGCAGTGACCCTTCGGGTCAACCCtccaacctcctcctccaggtggGACTGGGTGCCCCTCTGCCAGCTGAGACAGCCCACACACCCCAGCCCTAACGATCATTCTCTCTACCTCTCCCCCGACTCctgctccacctcctcctctctgcatGCACCTCAGAGCCCGTGCCAAGAACGAGCAGTAGTCCTGGATTCAACGTCCGTAAAAATCAGTCGACTGAAGAACACCATCAAATCTTTGGTAAGAGTCCGGTGGGGTCCCCTGATTCCACGCTGCGAATCCTGGGCTCCAGTTTCCCCTTGGGGCCCTGAAGAAAGGGGCTGGGGGGTCCCTGGTGCCAAGGACAAATAGGGAGCTTGGGTGCCCAGGCCTCACCTGGAGGGACCCGAGAGCATGCAGCATGGCTCTTCTTTTGCTGCCCTCTTTGCCGACTCTCTCCTCTCCAGACACCCCTGCTCGAGTCCTTGCTACACACACCCTGGGGTTGTTGCCTCCTGGGGAAGTGCTAGCCTGACTGGTTGTCAAGGGCCCCGTATTTCTGCCATGACTCAGTCCCTAATTTGCTCTTTGATTCTGGACAAGCCACCTCTCCTTTTTGGGCTCGTGTTTCCAGAGGAGGTAGTGAGTATCAAAGGTCTCTGTTAGCTCTCGAGTCTGAGATTTAAAGGCCCCCTGGAACGGAAACCTCAGGGCTAAGGGCTCCTGTCTGTCCTTTTCCATCCTATATCTGCTGTGAAGAACCGTACCTGGTCCAtacatgctcagtaaatgtttattgaatgaaccCACTTTTCTAAATCACAAGCTGCCAGAAGGAGGGGCCTTTCTCAAACTCCATCTCTAGAGGTTTATGTTGCTGTCCTCTCAAGAGATTCCAGATTCAGGCTTTGAGTTCTGTGGCTGTGGGCAAAAGCCAACAAAGACCCAAATCCtctgtccttgggagcttgaggAGAGTTTACCAGTTCGTATTCCCATTATGTCTGAGAACTTTGCCTTTAAAATCCAttcctggcccctgcctgccGCTTCCTGGTCTGGGGAATAGAGTTGAGGGGGCCACCCTCCATCACCTTATTTGACTCTCCCCACAGAAACAACAGAAGAAACAAGTGGAACATCAGCTGGAAGAAGTAACGTGATTTCGTTTCCTCGCGACATGACTGCTGGGTTTGGGGGGCACTCAGACATAGAGGCCCCAGTCTCGTCTCACCCACTCCCAGCCTGGGGAAGAAGGCTCACCCCTCAGATTCCACCCCATCCCCACAGGGCCCCTGATAACCTGGTCCCATGGGTGGGCCTGTCCTGGGGCATTGGTGGCATTCTGGGGGCATGTCTCTTGCtgtgccatctctgcctccccctGGTAAGagctctgtcttcctcttcctacaggaaaagaaagcaaacaacgaGAGACAGAAAGCCGAAAGGGAGCTAGAGGTGAGTGGAGGGTGTGCAGTTTCCTCCTGTCCTCCGGagaatgtttctttccttctctttcagcaCTTGCTTGGCTTTTCTCCCAAAGGTTCAAATCCAGACATTGATCATACAGAAAGAGGAACTAAATACGGACCTGTGCCACATGGAACGTTCTCTCAGATACTTTGAAGGTGGGAATCTGGGCACCCTGTCATCCTTCAACCTGGCACTTTGACAGGTCTTCAGGGGGAGTCCCTTGGGCCCCATCTCAACTCTCTCATTACAGAAGAGTCCAAGGACCTGGCTGTCCACCTGCAATATTCATTGCAGTGTAAAGGAGAGTTAGAGAGGGCTCTCTCTGCTGTCATCGCCACAGAGAAGAAGAAGGCAAACCAGGTGAGTCCAGCCACCTGCCTCATCCCCTGGGAGCCTGGTTTTGCAGATGGAGGAGTGAGCCTAAAGGTCCCTTCTGCAGGATGGCGTGTCCTGCCCAGAAGGCAGCATGGCCATTTCTTGCTACTTTTTTGTATGGTTTTTAGTGGCAGCCTGGGGCCGAGTCAGCTGCTGTGGGTGAGTTGGGGGGCACTGTGCGGAGTGAGCACTGGACGCAGAGCTTGGAGGCCAAGTGCTTGCCCCGCCCTTACCTGgctgtggtcttgggcaagtccTAGGTGGGGTATTGGGTACTTGTACTGTGAAGGTACAGAAGAGTACCTTTAGTATGTTACCATTTCTGTAGAAAGAGGAAacgcgtgcatgtgtgtgggtgtgtgtgtgtgtacatactatgataatatacataaaacatgtcTGCAAGGGTTCATAAAAAATTCAGGAGAGAGCAACAAGATGGCTAGGAGATACTTCCCTTCTGTACCTTCTGAGTTTTGGACTATGTGAATGTATCATCCTTTCAAAAAGTGAACAAAAGATTAATTTTCCCCTTCCTATCTGTGCCGCCATCCCCAGCAAGAAAAATGGGCTTAGAGAATTGGATAGACCTGGGTGTTTATATCCCAGCTCTGCCTAAGTGAACTTAGGCAAGCACTTAACCTCAAATACTCCATGTTTTTTCATCTCCACAATAGAGGGAATCATAGTAACTGTCTCCTATGGtggttgcaaggattaaatgggATTGTTAGCACGGTACCTGGTGAAGCATTCCACAAAGGTTCAAACAgtggtaataataacaataataacatagCAATATTATCtgatctctctgggcctctgttagCCAGCTATAAACTCAATCTCATTCCCTGTCCATTCCAACTTTACtgtgttcttttaaaaaccagaccaCGGGCTGGGAAATGCCTTGATCTTTACTGACCGAGTTGTATAttgggcctagccctagccctgtTAAGGGGCACTGTGTGGAAATGCTCAGGCTCTCCAGATTGAAACTTCTCACTCTTCACCATCCAGTTGTCCAGCCGCAGCAAAGCACGTACGGAGTGGTGGTTAGAGCAGTCCTTACGGGACCAGAGACTGCTGAAAGCGCAGCTGACACTGGTGAGGTTTTCCGAGGGAGGGATGTGGAAGGACGATGACCCCAGGTGGCCAGGAGCAGGTGAGGACCAGTGACAGCCCTTCCTAACTTCTGTGCCCATTCTTGCAGTTGAAGAAGTCATTTGAAAAAGTCCAATTACAAAAAGATGAGTATGCTGCAAGTATAAAAGGAGAGAGGGCCCTGTGGCAGCAGAGGATGAGAAAAATGTCGCAGGAGGTGAGATCTGACCCTTCAGCCCCCCCACATTAGATAGGTCACTGGATCTTTCTgggcatctgtaaaatgggaatagtagaGCCAGAGGTGGTCATGGGTCTGGGCTTTGTGGAGGtaggggcagagagggagagggcagcCTGTCCAGCCACCAGCCCCTCTCTCCAGGGCCCTTTCCCCCTGTGCTTTGGGCAGGTTTACACACTGAAGACAGAGAAGGAGCATTATACGCATCGGGTAGAGGAGCTGGAGAGGAGCTTGTCCAAACTCAAAAACCAGATGGGTAAGATGGGGCTGGCATGACCTGGGAGCAGGACTGGCATCAGAGGGCTGTGAGGGTAGCTTAGAATGCCCCCAGGGAGGTGAGTGGATGGAAGGGCTTTGAGGCAGAGGGAAAGAGATCTGTGCCAGGAGACGGCGAGTCTTGTCATCTCAATGAGTCTCAGTGTCTCAGTGTCCCCATCAGCAAAGAGGGCCCGTTGTCAGCCACCCGCAGTGCTCTTTCTCTGAAAGTGGTTTGGAAGACTGGCTACCATCTGGGTGCGAGGAATCATTAGCAGTGAGGCCAAGTTTGAGGAGCCTGAGAGGAGCTGTGCGCCAAGaggagggtttttctttttcgagaATCCAGAGGCCCTTATTATCTGCTTCCTTTCTCAGCTGAACCCTTGCCCCCGGAGCCCCCAGCAGTGCCCTCTGAGGTGGAGCTGCAGCACCTCAGGAAGGAACTAGAGAGAGTGGCAGGAGAGCTCCAGGCCCAGGTCAAAAACAATCAGCACATAAGTCTCCTGAACCGGCGACAAGAAGAGAGGATTCGGGAGCAGGAAGACAGGCTTCGGAAGCAGGAGGAGAGGCTTCAGGAGCAGCACGAGAAGCTTCAGCAGCTGGCCAAGCCACAGAGCGTCTTCGAGGAGCCGGTGCGTTGCCCCAACTGGGGAGCCTGCCCTCCTCCCTAGCCCTCCGGGCCTTTGTTTCCCCACCTCTAAAATGGGGCAGTGTAGCCCTCACGTGAAAGGTTACTTCTAAAGGCACCTGTGAGCCAGGTGGCTGTGGGAGAGAGGGGGTGATTTTTCTAACCTGCCTCCAGCCTTCCCAGTGCCATGGGAGGCAGACACCAAGTTCTGGGGTCTCCAGCTGCAGTGGGTGGCTGCTGATTGCTTCTCTCTGtccagaacaatgagaacaaGAGCGCACTGCAGTTGGAGCAGCAAGTAAAGGAGCTACAGGAGAAGCTTGGTGAGGTGAAGGAGACGGAAACCTCCACCCCATCCAAGAAGGGCTGGGAGGCGGGCAGCAGCCTCTTgggaggggaggtgccaggcCAGAGGCAGCTTCCAGCCTGGGGTCTGGTGACCACAGCACCCCCCAGGGCAGTCCTGTGACTGTTTCTTGCTTCCTGCCTCTGACTTTTAAAGGTGGGTATCCCTGGGCTCCTCTCAGGTCTGGACATCATCATCCCAGCTAGAGGCATGGAGCCCCCAATCACAGGGGAAGAGACAGTGCTATAACAGGCTCCTTAtagcaggtgcagtggctcatgcctataatcccagcactttgggaggctgaggcaggagaatcacttgaggtggggagtttgagatcagcctggccaatgtggtaaaacctcatctctgctaaaattaaaaaaaaaaaaaaaaattagcagggcattgtggcgaatgcctgtaattccacctactcgggaggctgaggcacgagaattgtttcaacccaggaggtggaggttgcagtgagctgagattgcaccactgcactccagcctgggccacagagtgacactcttgtctgaaaacaaaacaaaaagactccTTAGATTAAAACTGGATTCCAGCCTCGGTTCCACTGGTCACCATTCAAGTACTTTGCATCTCTAAGTCTCTGTTTCTTTAACTTCAAAGGGAAGTTGGCATTTTCCTTACAGAGgtgctgaggattaaatgagaagagGGTATGAGAtttgaggctggggaaggaggcatGGGGTTCTAGGAAAGGGAGGCAGTCACTTAGGCCTGGAGTAAGGGGACAGGGGCCTGGGTAGCTGACAGAGCCCCACAGTGCCCTCGCTACCCTATGAATGGGCCCAGAATCTGGAAACCAGCCACCACGTGCCCTCACACCCAGGGTCTTCCTGCAGGTGGAGCTGAAGAGCCAAGAGGCTCAGAGTCTGCAGCAGCAGCCAGACCATTACCTGGGTCACCTGCAGCAGTCCGTGGCCACCTATCAGCAGCAGGTGGCCGCCTATCAGCAGCTGACCTGTGAGAAGGAGGCGCTGTACAGGCAGTGACTGCAACAGACCCAGCTAATGAACCAGCTGCAGCAGCAGGAAGCTTGGGGCAAAGCAGTGGCTGAGATGGCCTGCCGAAAGTTGCAGGAGACCCAGGGGAGGGAGCTGCGGAGGATGGGGCTGTGAGGGGGACGACCTGGCAAACTCCATCCCTTCTCACTCTTTCCTGGCCCCTTAGGAGCGCCTGGAAGCAGCCAGCCAGCAGAACCAGCAGCTAACAGCCCAGCCTAGCCTCATGGCTCTCCCTGGGGAAGGTACGGGAGACCGctcagaggaagaggagagagcccCAGGAGGAAGGGGGGACTGCTAGCAGCATAGGATTGAGGAGTTGGAAGAGACCTTTAGAACAGCTGGTGATTATGCCGACCGGGTGCCTGCACTAAGTTCGGCATCAGTGTGGTGACCTCCTGTGAGCGGGGGGTCACCAAGTTGCCTAAGGATGGCTGAACTGGCCAAGGTCAGAAAGGGAGCAGGTCAGAACTCCCACATCGACCAGTAGTGGGAGTGTGCCTGGGCGGAATAGCAAGATCTTgattcttaaaagtaaaaataaagaacaacagCTCATTGCTCTCTGGGGAGGGGCTGGCTCAGGATTACACAGTGAGGGTGGAGGTAGAGGTGGGCCCACAGTACCTCCCTTGTTGGGTTGTCTGAAGACCCCTCTGGCCACCCCCCACAGGACACGGAGGAGAACATCTGGCCAgtgagggggaggaggcacctcAGCCCATGCCGAGTGTCCCAGAGGACCTGGAGAACAGGGAGGCCATGGTGAGCCTGACTCCCCCTGCACCCATTTTGCCACCTTTCTCTGTGGTCCCTCCAAGACCCCTTTATGCTCCTCGTTTCCCTGCCTTCTGATTTCTCTGGACCCTCACCCCTTCCGAGAGCCAGTGGTCAGACACCATTTCACCTGTGGCCAACAGGTGCACTCTCTGAGGCCCCAAGGGAAGGGGCTGCGCTTCACCTCTCTGCCCCATTTCTTCTGTGTATGCCCCTAGAAGAATGGTCACATGTTGCCCTCAGGTGGCATTTCTCAAGTCCGCTGGAGCTAGTGCCcaggagaagcaggcacagtTACAAGAGCAGGTGAAAGAGCAGAGGGTGTGCTGCCAGCGCCTGGCTCACCCGGTGGCCTCGGCCCAGAAGGAGCCAGAGGCAGCCAGAGGCCCTGGAGCCCCAGGGCCTGGGGGCGAGTCTGTGAGTGGGGAGACCCACTGGGCCCTGCAGGAAGTCATGGAGAAGCTGGCCCATGCCAGGACTCACCTCCACCTTCTCCATGACTTGAAAATGCCACCTGAGGGCAGGTCGCTGCCGAGATGTGACTGCAATATTTTGGCTCCAGAGCAGCTTTATGGACCACCTGGAGGAGAAGGCAGACCTGAGTGAGCTGGTCAAGAAAAAAGAACTTCACTTCATCCACCACTGGCGAGAGAGATGCCATCAGTGAGTGGGAGGCCAGTGCACGGCAGGGGGAGCTGCAGGGCCGTCGGAGGGGCCCCAGCGTCTGAGCCCTGTCCTCCCGCAGGAAAATCCATCACGTTTTATCAGAACCAGGGGGCCGTGCCAAAGATGCGGCACTGGGAGGAGGACACCATCAGGCTGGAGCTCAGGGAGGAGATGAAGGTAGGGTGGGCAACAtctctgtgggggtgggggtgggggtgagggtgggcgCAGGCAGCGGCATGGCAGCTGAGCACCCCTCCCTCCAGGTGAAGCTGCTGGAGCTGCAGCAGATGGTATTGCGGCTTACAGCAACTACAACAATGGGCACAGAAAATTCCTGGCCGCTGCCCAGAACCCTGCTGATGAGCCCGGTCCAGGAGCCCCAGCTCCCCAGGAGCTTGGGGCTGCAGACAAGCATGGTGGTGAGTAGAGCCCTCAGGTGGGGTGGGCAGGCAGGAAGAGGGGGCTCCCACTGTGCTCAGATCCCCGCCTCCCTCTCTCCAAAGATCTTTGTgaggagaggccagggaggaTCCTCTCCTTGACAAGCCTACTGCACAGCCCATCGTGCAGGACCACCAGGAGCACCCAGGCTTGGGCAGCAACTGCTGTGTGCCATTCTTTCGCTGGGCTTGGCTGCCAAGAAGAAGGAGAtaaacatcaccatcatcaaagagctgctcaagaaatttttaaataagaaaccaAGTTATGGGGTTAATCTCCTACACAATTCATTTACTTCCTTTGAATGTTAGAGTCACTCATGattatttgtgtttctaatttaTAGTTTAAGTTTATTTGTAAGAAGTTAAAAGAGAGTGGGTCTCTGTGGCTCTCACTGATGTTCACTCTGGCATCctttagcatttttcttttttaatttcataattgtAGGTCATTAGCATGCATATCGAGTTCGCCCTTACGTGGTGGGAGTTCAAACACACGAAGACCCACTCTTTGCCCAAAACTGTTCTCGCTGGTTTGGAATAGGCTGCCAtgcttttttaatgttattgCAGCATGTATATTCACTACAGAATGCAGACAAAATTTGCCTATGTTCTGCTGTTGTTTGATCTAATCTTAATCACAGTGAGCTCTTCGTTAGCTCAATATGTAGTTTGCCCCCAAGTGTGCACTGTTTATTACTTTGTAATATGCCACTATGAGTACTGACATTTAGAGTTGTTTAAAGGCCAAGAACTGGAAACAGCCTTTCCTCCATTTTTTGTGTATTGGCGATGGGAGTGAAACCTTTTGGGGGAGCTTTTTAAATctcacagaagaggaaagtggCCTCCTCTGGCAGGTATGTCCAGGATAGAGTGTGTTTCATCTGTTCCGGTGCCAGGAATTAGCGGTGTATTATGATGGTGCCCTTAGGATTTGTATGTGCTCTGGGCTCATGAAGATACTGCATCATGAGCTGCAGCAGTTGCACTCTTTTTCGATGACCTAAAAAGGGCTTATTTCTGAGGAATGAAAGGTTCCCATCGTTGACTGTGGATGTGGAAAACCTTTCCTAGCTTAGAGCATTTGTATctacaatacattttaa
Proteins encoded in this window:
- the LOC750186 gene encoding LOW QUALITY PROTEIN: golgin subfamily A member 8N (The sequence of the model RefSeq protein was modified relative to this genomic sequence to represent the inferred CDS: inserted 1 base in 1 codon), giving the protein MAEETQHNKLAAAKKKLKEYWQKNSPRVPAGANRNRKTNGSISETATSGGCQSPGDSATGFHREGPTSSATLKDLESPCQERAVVLDSTSVKISRLKNTIKSLKQQKKQVEHQLEEEKKANNERQKAERELEVQIQTLIIQKEELNTDLCHMERSLRYFEEESKDLAVHLQYSLQCKGELERALSAVIATEKKKANQLSSRSKARTEWWLEQSLRDQRLLKAQLTLLKKSFEKVQLQKDEYAASIKGERALWQQRMRKMSQEVYTLKTEKEHYTHRVEELERSLSKLKNQMAEPLPPEPPAVPSEVELQHLRKELERVAGELQAQVKNNQHISLLNRRQEERIREQEDRLRKQEERLQEQHEKLQQLAKPQSVFEEPNNENKSALQLEQQVKELQEKLGEERLEAASQQNQQLTAQPSLMALPGEGHGGEHLASEGEEAPQPMPSVPEDLENREAMSSFMDHLEEKADLSELVKKKELHFIHHWRERCHQKIHHVLSEPGGRAKDAALGGGHHQAGAQGGDEGEAAGAAADGIAAYSNYNNGHRKFLAAAQNPADEPGPGAPAPQELGAADKHGDLCEXEAREDPLLDKPTAQPIVQDHQEHPGLGSNCCVPFFRWAWLPRRRR